A DNA window from Phragmites australis chromosome 11, lpPhrAust1.1, whole genome shotgun sequence contains the following coding sequences:
- the LOC133885152 gene encoding uncharacterized protein LOC133885152, which translates to MGLFSWWRGGRRGGGGPPEQRRQQPAAVAGDEPAAAAHGAVEVRRQRQASDATVFEFGSAAESGAAVTLAGYCPVSDELEPCRWELVPAAREGAPLFRIVF; encoded by the coding sequence ATGGGGCTCTTCTCGTGGTGGAGGGGAGGGcgacgtggcggcggcggcccgccGGAGCAGCGGAGACAGCAGCCCGCGGCGGTTGCGGGGGACgaaccggcggcggcggcgcacgggGCGGTGGAGgtccggcggcagcggcaggcgTCTGACGCGACCGTCTTCGAGTTCGGGTCCGCGGCGGAGTCAGGTGCCGCGGTGACGCTCGCGGGGTACTGCCCCGTCTCGGATGAACTCGAGCCGTGCCGCTGGGAGCTGGTGCCGGCCGCCAGGGAGGGCGCGCCGCTGTTCCGCATCGTGTTCTGA
- the LOC133885936 gene encoding 22.3 kDa class VI heat shock protein-like, giving the protein MQKRRAIEVRLQPGGDGAAPKWRMSLLENTFSAFLQSADGAGARAVFGEGSLFSPFLFGKFFDPADAFPLWEFEPDVLLAALRRGAAKSTVDWAETDSEYYLRAGIPGGCRCDVEVSGDAMKVIDISGLWRASPADGRDWRAGRWWEHGFVRRVELPEDADWRKVEAYFDDGEGSLEIKVPKCGDAHQVTA; this is encoded by the exons ATGCAAAAGCGGCGGGCGATCGAGGTCCGGCTGCAGccgggcggcgacggcgcggcGCCCAAGTGGCGTATGTCGCTGCTGGAGAACACGTTCAGCGCGTTCCTGCAGAGCGCCGATGGCGCGGGGGCCAGGGCCGTGTTCGGGGAGGGGTCCCTGTTCAGCCCGTTCCTCTTCGGCAAGTTCTTCGACCCCGCCGACGCGTTCCCGCTGTGGGAGTTCGAGCCCGACGTGCTGCTCGCTGCGCTCCGCCGCGGCGCCGCGAAGAGCACCGTTGACTGGGCCGAGACCGACTCCGAGTACTACCTCAGAGCTGGCATACCAG GTGGGTGTAGATGCGACGTGGAGGTGAGCGGAGACGCCATGAAGGTGATCGACATCAGCGGGCTGTGGCGGGCGTCTCCGGCCGACGGCCGGGACTGGCGCGCCGGCCGGTGGTGGGAGCACGGCTTCGTCCGGCGGGTGGAGCTGCCGGAGGACGCGGACTGGCGGAAAGTGGAGGCCTACTTTGACGACGGCGAGGGGTCGTTGGAGATTAAGGTGCCCAAGTGCGGCGACGCGCACCAGGTCACCGCCTGA
- the LOC133885299 gene encoding scarecrow-like protein 32 has translation MEQELRSGGGLRAHSSVCFSGALIGPRIQQLLLHCAAALESNDVTLAQQAVWVLNNIASSQGDPNQRLTSWLLRALIARACRLCGPAGAQAAVVRLPASGAPLERAMSVTELAEYVDLTPWHRFGFTASNGAILRAVADRAAVHVVDLSVTHCMQWPTLIDMLSKLPGGPPTLRITVPSARPDVPPLLGVSDEELGLRLGNFAKSKGVQLEFNVVKGTSTIPKSSPKKQTLCQDLAFVLSDPPSLGLRDGEALVVNCQNWLRHVTPGLRDPFLDTVHALNPCLVTVTDEDAELDSPSLASRIAGCFNFHWILFDALDTSAPRDSPRWLEHEAAVGRKIESVVGTDADADGGERSESGARLAERMRQNGFAGVGFDEEEAAEVRRLLSEHATGWGVKREEDMLVLTWKGHGAVYTSAWAPN, from the coding sequence ATGGAGCAGGAGCTGAGGAGCGGCGGTGGCCTCAGGGCGCACAGCTCCGTCTGCTTCTCCGGCGCACTCATCGGCCCGCGTATCCAGCAGCTGCTCCTCCACTGCGCCGCCGCGCTCGAGTCCAACGACGTGACTCTGGCGCAGCAGGCCGTGTGGGTGCTCAACAACATCGCCTCCTCGCAGGGGGACCCCAACCAGCGGCTCACGTCGTGGCTGCTCCGCGCGCTGATCGCGCGCGCGTGCCGGCTGTGCGGCCCGGCCGGCGCCCAGGCTGCCGTCGTGAGGCTGCCCGCGAGCGGGGCGCCCCTGGAACGGGCCATGTCGGTCACGGAGCTCGCCGAGTACGTCGACCTCACGCCGTGGCACCGGTTCGGATTCACGGCCTCCAACGGCGCCATCCTCCGGGCGGTGGCGGACAGGGCCGCCGTGCACGTCGTCGACCTCAGCGTCACGCACTGCATGCAGTGGCCGACGCTCATCGACATGCTGTCCAAGCTGCCCGGGGGGCCGCCGACGCTCCGCATCACCGTGCCGTCCGCTCGCCCCGACGTGCCGCCCCTGCTCGGCGTGTCGGACGAGGAGCTCGGCCTCCGGCTGGGCAACTTCGCCAAGTCCAAAGGCGTGCAGCTAGAGTTCAATGTCGTCAAGGGCACGAGCACGATCCCGAAGTCGTCTCCAAAGAAACAGACGCTGTGCCAAGACCTGGCGTTCGTCCTGTCCGACCCGCCGTCGCTGGGGCTACGGGACGGCGAGGCGCTCGTCGTCAACTGCCAGAACTGGCTCCGTCACGTCACGCCAGGCTTGAGGGACCCGTTCCTGGACACCGTCCACGCGCTCAACCCGTGCCTAGTCACCGTGACCGACGAGGACGCCGAACTGGACTCGCCCAGCCTCGCGTCCCGCATCGCCGGCTGCTTCAACTTCCACTGGATCCTGTTCGACGCGCTGGACACGTCCGCGCCCAGGGACAGCCCGCGGTGGCTGGAGCACGAGGCGGCCGTGGGCCGGAAGATCGAGAGCGTCGTCGGgaccgacgccgacgccgacggaGGGGAGCGGTCCGAGTCCGGCGCCAGGCTCGCCGAGCGGATGCGGCAGAACGGGTTCGCCGGCGTCGGcttcgacgaggaggaggcggccgaggTGAGGCGCCTGCTGAGCGAGCACGCCACTGGGTGGGGCGTGAAGCGGGAGGAGGACATGCTGGTGCTCACCTGGAAGGGCCATGGCGCCGTGTACACGAGCGCCTGGGCGCCGAACTAA
- the LOC133885300 gene encoding uncharacterized protein LOC133885300 isoform X2, whose product MSMIQSPARDSPTASFTARSPPAMDRRTQRLVTRVSIALAAVTTFSLVYLLRHASTFCSAAPHPLALTLSLAPFPRNSCDAASRRVVPPDRRLSKLRASPRWRRRTAALASSAFPALRTLRLLDAPSRVLCLAAGAGHAVDALRAEGVGDVTGIDLVDFPPLVRRADPHRLPFFGGTFDLVFSDDSSAISGVLFPSLVAAEAERAVRLGGGIALTVDRDIDPAAVAALFKRSRVVDVKDITLDGSQVVSGKLFTIDKLG is encoded by the exons ATGAGCATGATCCAATCTCCTGCCCGCGATTCACCCACAGCCTCCTTCACCGCGCGGTCGCCGCCGGCGATGGACCGGCGCACGCAGCGGCTGGTCACGCGCGTCTCCATCGCCCTGGCCGCCGTCACCACGTTCTCCCTCGTATACCTCTTGCGCCACGCCTCCACCTTCTGCTCTGCCGCCCCCCACCCCCTCGCGCTCACCCTCTCGCTCGCCCCCTTCCCCCGCAACTCCTGCGATGCCGCCTCCCGCCGTGTGGTCCCGCCCGACCGCCGCCTCTCCAAGCTCCGCGCCTCCCCGCGCTGGAGGCGCCGCACCGCCGCCCTCGCCTCGTCCGCATTCCCCGCGCTCCGTACCCTCCGCCTCCTCGACGCCCCCTCCCGCGTCCTCTGCCTCGCCGCGGGCGCCGGCCACGCCGTCGACGCGCTCCGCGCCGAGGGGGTCGGGGACGTCACCGGGATCGACCTTGTCGACTTCCCGCCGCTCGTCCGCCGCGCCGATCCCCATCGCCTCCCGTTCTTCGGCGGCACCTTCGACCTCGTCTTTTCCGATGACTCCTCGGCGATCTCCGGCGTGCTCTTCCCGTCGCTCGTAGCCGCCGAGGCCGAGCGGGCCGTACGCCTCGGCGGAGGCATCGCGCTCACCGTCGACCGGGATATCGAccctgccgccgtcgccgcgctctTCAAGAGGTCGCGCGTGGTGGATGTGAAGGATATCACCTTGGATGGCTCCCAG GTCGTTTCAGGTAAACTATTCACCATTGACAAACTGGGGTGA
- the LOC133885300 gene encoding uncharacterized protein LOC133885300 isoform X1, which yields MSMIQSPARDSPTASFTARSPPAMDRRTQRLVTRVSIALAAVTTFSLVYLLRHASTFCSAAPHPLALTLSLAPFPRNSCDAASRRVVPPDRRLSKLRASPRWRRRTAALASSAFPALRTLRLLDAPSRVLCLAAGAGHAVDALRAEGVGDVTGIDLVDFPPLVRRADPHRLPFFGGTFDLVFSDDSSAISGVLFPSLVAAEAERAVRLGGGIALTVDRDIDPAAVAALFKRSRVVDVKDITLDGSQVRMLILQSNSTTSNPH from the coding sequence ATGAGCATGATCCAATCTCCTGCCCGCGATTCACCCACAGCCTCCTTCACCGCGCGGTCGCCGCCGGCGATGGACCGGCGCACGCAGCGGCTGGTCACGCGCGTCTCCATCGCCCTGGCCGCCGTCACCACGTTCTCCCTCGTATACCTCTTGCGCCACGCCTCCACCTTCTGCTCTGCCGCCCCCCACCCCCTCGCGCTCACCCTCTCGCTCGCCCCCTTCCCCCGCAACTCCTGCGATGCCGCCTCCCGCCGTGTGGTCCCGCCCGACCGCCGCCTCTCCAAGCTCCGCGCCTCCCCGCGCTGGAGGCGCCGCACCGCCGCCCTCGCCTCGTCCGCATTCCCCGCGCTCCGTACCCTCCGCCTCCTCGACGCCCCCTCCCGCGTCCTCTGCCTCGCCGCGGGCGCCGGCCACGCCGTCGACGCGCTCCGCGCCGAGGGGGTCGGGGACGTCACCGGGATCGACCTTGTCGACTTCCCGCCGCTCGTCCGCCGCGCCGATCCCCATCGCCTCCCGTTCTTCGGCGGCACCTTCGACCTCGTCTTTTCCGATGACTCCTCGGCGATCTCCGGCGTGCTCTTCCCGTCGCTCGTAGCCGCCGAGGCCGAGCGGGCCGTACGCCTCGGCGGAGGCATCGCGCTCACCGTCGACCGGGATATCGAccctgccgccgtcgccgcgctctTCAAGAGGTCGCGCGTGGTGGATGTGAAGGATATCACCTTGGATGGCTCCCAGGTTAGGATGCTGATCTTGCAGAGTAATAGCACCACTTCAAACCCACATTGA